The genomic window ACGCCATGTTCGGTGTCCGTGATCCGGCCGAGCTGACCATCACGGAAGCGAGCAGCCTCATCGACGAACTCAAGGGGGCCGGAGCGAACGGCAACGGAGGCCGCCGATGATCGGGACGCCGGTTCGACCGGCTACGAGAGCGAGTCCTGCGCCGCAACCGACGCCTCCCAAGCCGGCGCGCGACTACCTCAGTTACTCCGCCGTCACGACGTACCAAGGCTGCCCTCTCCGGTACATGTTCCGTTACATCGCCGGCCTGCCGGAGCGGACCATCTCGGCGAGTCTCGTGTTCGGCAGCGCCATCCACCGCGCCGTCGAGCATCACTTCAACGAACTACTGGCGGGCAACGAGCCGCCGCAGCTCGATGCCTTGGTCGGCGAATACGATCGCCATTGGCGAGAAGCCGATCCGCAGACCGTGCGGTTCGGCAAGGACGACGATATCGAATCGCTCGGAGGCTTGGCAACCAAGATGCTCGGGGTGTTTCAAGCGAGTTCGCTAGCCGATCCGGCCGGCCGGATTATCGGCGTCGAAGAAGAGCTACGCGGTGCCGTCGTGGCCGGCTGTCCCGACGTACTGGGCAGGATCGATCTGTTGGTCGAGACCGCCGACGAACTCGTGGTTACAGATCTAAAAACGTCTCGTTCGAAATGGTCGCGGGAGCAAGCCGACGACTCGGCCGGGCAGCTACTGCTCTATCACGAGTTGGTGCGAGACTTCTCGCCACACAAGCGAGTCCGGTTGCAGTTCGCCGTTTTGACCAAAGCCAAGGAGCCGGTGATCGACCTGCACGAGGTGCCGGCCGACGCACGGCGGATCGATCGGACAAAGCGGATCGTCGAACGTGTCTGGAAGGCCATCGACTCGAAGGTCTTCTACCCGGCACCGTCAGCGATGCAGTGCCCGAGCTGCTCGTTCCGCTCGGAGTGTCGGGCGTGGACCGGCTAAATGCGGACAAGAAACATCAACGAACATTTCAAACAGGAATTCTCGAATGAATACCTTCACGTGTGAACAGCTGGCGATCGCCGGCCTAACGGCTGTTACGATCGCGGTCATCATGACGCCGACCGCCGGCCTTTGGATTTGGCTCGCCCTCGGCCTCGGAGCGTGGGCCGCATGGGTTTGTGTTAGCGAGGTCGAATCAGCGGTCGGTCGATAATCGCCGACTTCGGTCGCGCTGATCTCCGATGCCATGGCAATGAGTCATGGCGTCGGAGGTCATGCTCTGATCCAACCTCCTCCGTGGCTGTTGCTTTTCCTTATCTATCAGCGAGCCGTCAGCCGTTCACACGGCTATCAGGCGAAGTCCTGGCAACAAGCACGCCGCGTGGTGGCCAAGGTCGAGTGGCATCGGGGCGAGTTGTTCCCGCGCGTGGGCTTCTCCGTACCGTCGAAGCTCGCCGTAAACGCGCGCTTGAGAAAATGGGCACGCGTAGTTTGTCGGAGATCGCAGGGGTTCTCAATCGCGCCGGGCTGCTTGGTCCTTCCGCGTTGCCGGACGCTCCGACCGAAGCGACGATTAGACTGGCGACACCTCCTCGCGTCGATCGCGTTCGAGACGACGTTCAAGACCGCGCGGTGCAGCCCTTCGGCGTCGAACGTGAGGTTCGGCATAAACACGGCCGGCTCATAGTGCAGCTGCACGTTCCGTTCTTTCGTGCGCCCTTCCATGAGTTCCACGACTTCGCCGACCACTTTGTTGAAGTCGGCAGGCTGCATCTCCGGTTCACGCTCCTTGCTGAACGTGAGCATGTCCATGACCATGTGCGAGATCGTAACGACGTAGCGTGCGAGTTGCGGTGGCCATCACCCGATCATGATTGCCCCCACCGGCAGAGCAACCGGGCGGATGGCAAT from Planctomycetia bacterium includes these protein-coding regions:
- a CDS encoding PD-(D/E)XK nuclease family protein; this encodes MIGTPVRPATRASPAPQPTPPKPARDYLSYSAVTTYQGCPLRYMFRYIAGLPERTISASLVFGSAIHRAVEHHFNELLAGNEPPQLDALVGEYDRHWREADPQTVRFGKDDDIESLGGLATKMLGVFQASSLADPAGRIIGVEEELRGAVVAGCPDVLGRIDLLVETADELVVTDLKTSRSKWSREQADDSAGQLLLYHELVRDFSPHKRVRLQFAVLTKAKEPVIDLHEVPADARRIDRTKRIVERVWKAIDSKVFYPAPSAMQCPSCSFRSECRAWTG